The genomic segment CCGCGACCTTCGGTTAGCGGTCAGGCCCGCCGCGCATACCCGCGCAGCGCCAGCGGCACGAAGATCACCAGTAGGGCGACCATCCACCCGAGTGTCCACAACAGGTTCGACTCGATCGGGCCGCCGAGCATCAGCCCGCGGGTGGTCCCGACCAGGTGCGAGATCGGGTTGACCTTGACGAACGCCTGAAGCGGACCCGGCATGGTCGAGACCTTGACGAAGGTGCTGCTGGCGAACGACAGCGGCAGGATGACGAGGAACATCACACCCTGCACCGAGCCGGACGTGCGCGCGATCATTCCGACCCACACCGAGATCCAGCAGAAGCAGAGCGCGAATCCGATCGAGAGGACGAGCGCAGCAATCGCCTCGATCGGGTTCGTCATGACGCGGAACCCGATCAGGTAGCCGAACCCGATGAAGATCACGCACAGCAACAGGTAGCGCGCGAAGTCGGCGAGCACGGCACCGACCAGCGGCGCCGACCGCGCGATCGGCAACGACCGGAAGCGGTCGAATACACCCTTCTCGATGTCGGCATTCATGTTCTGCCCCAACGAGACGCTGCCCATCGCAATCGACTGGCCGAGCAAACCCGGCAGCAGGAACTGCAGGTAGGCATGTTGCGAGCCGTGCACGATCGCGCCGCCGAACACGTAGGTGAACAGCAGCAGGAAGATCATCGGCTGCAGGGTGACGTCGACCAGCTGCTCCGGTGTACGCATCGTCTTGATCAGGTTGCGCTTGGCGAGCACCAGCGCGTGGCGAAC from the Mycobacteriales bacterium genome contains:
- a CDS encoding ABC transporter permease, which encodes MTEYDAATATLTAEDMAPVAPAQPSTVSVSPYTGWWRTVRHALVLAKRNLIKTMRTPEQLVDVTLQPMIFLLLFTYVFGGAIVHGSQHAYLQFLLPGLLGQSIAMGSVSLGQNMNADIEKGVFDRFRSLPIARSAPLVGAVLADFARYLLLCVIFIGFGYLIGFRVMTNPIEAIAALVLSIGFALCFCWISVWVGMIARTSGSVQGVMFLVILPLSFASSTFVKVSTMPGPLQAFVKVNPISHLVGTTRGLMLGGPIESNLLWTLGWMVALLVIFVPLALRGYARRA